One region of Paenibacillus polymyxa M1 genomic DNA includes:
- a CDS encoding AzlD domain-containing protein: MNINPNVLYIIIGAMIVTAIPRIIPFVVLQKLTLPKPVLQWLSYIPICIFTALVMENLLVRTETSVTLNGQVLIAVLPTLVTALWSKNLLATVLVGIVSMAVVRLLWMG, translated from the coding sequence ATGAATATTAATCCCAATGTGCTATATATCATTATCGGTGCGATGATTGTCACAGCCATCCCAAGGATCATTCCCTTTGTCGTGCTGCAAAAACTGACGCTACCCAAACCCGTGTTGCAGTGGCTGTCCTATATCCCCATTTGCATTTTCACGGCACTGGTCATGGAAAATCTGCTCGTACGAACCGAAACCTCGGTCACTCTTAATGGGCAAGTGCTTATAGCGGTCCTTCCTACGCTGGTGACCGCTTTGTGGAGTAAAAATTTGCTGGCTACTGTGCTTGTCGGTATTGTGAGTATGGCTGTAGTTCGACTTTTGTGGATGGGGTAG
- a CDS encoding AzlC family ABC transporter permease, translating to MSIASELSGTKHDSLSFLQGVKDCIPTLLGYVCIGFAAGIVGASSGVSTMEIGLMSALVYAGASQFIMCSMLAAASPPSVIILTTFIVNARHLLLSASLAPYFSKYSLRKNIGIGILLTDESFGVASDKLAKGGQVSDRWMNGLNITAYLAWIASCVAGGVLGNWISQPEAFGLDFALPAMFLALLISQLQSVQTSKLKHRLLLVLCMAVLMYLLSWWVPSHIAVIVATIITATIGVLTDK from the coding sequence ATGTCCATAGCTTCGGAGTTGAGTGGAACAAAGCACGATTCACTCAGCTTTTTACAAGGGGTTAAAGATTGTATTCCTACACTGCTTGGTTATGTATGTATTGGATTCGCGGCAGGCATTGTGGGCGCTTCATCAGGGGTTAGCACCATGGAAATTGGTCTGATGTCAGCGCTTGTATACGCAGGCGCCTCCCAGTTTATTATGTGCTCGATGCTGGCTGCAGCCAGTCCTCCATCTGTCATTATTTTAACGACATTTATTGTGAATGCCCGCCACCTGCTGTTAAGTGCGTCATTGGCTCCTTACTTTTCTAAATATTCACTGCGGAAAAACATAGGCATCGGTATCCTTTTAACGGATGAATCCTTTGGGGTAGCATCGGATAAATTGGCTAAAGGCGGGCAGGTCAGTGACCGCTGGATGAACGGACTTAATATTACAGCTTATCTCGCTTGGATTGCTTCCTGTGTGGCTGGTGGAGTGCTCGGGAATTGGATTTCCCAGCCGGAAGCTTTTGGTCTGGACTTTGCCTTACCTGCAATGTTTCTGGCCCTACTCATTTCTCAGCTCCAAAGTGTCCAGACCTCCAAACTCAAGCATCGCCTGCTGCTTGTGCTATGTATGGCCGTTCTAATGTACCTTTTATCCTGGTGGGTGCCATCACATATCGCCGTCATTGTAGCGACCATCATCACCGCAACGATTGGAGTGTTAACCGACAAATGA
- a CDS encoding ABC transporter ATP-binding protein, producing MSQSKGQTSDLVSLSYKNIFRTFLFWPRIFRLLWDTHPSFLIAILITNLLKGAIPAAILLATRELINSVVAGASGGRFQPAFIAFGVLIGVNLVYDLINIGESFFRKMFQSRLSNQVNIKIIEKAQKMSLQSFEDADVQNMLQRAQGEADYRPFEIFTQILAIISSVVTLFSTGAILIAWRWWAFLFIFLIPCLSFYSFLRIGQREFNVHFQRAGRQRESWYLSFLVTRDNSFKEVKIFQLGDYLRKRYKTILEGFYREDKVLAVRRSYTSLAFQIVNQGACAFIIFMAIQATYVGQILVGNLVSLIQGITLTQSTSQSIVQGILSLCQNNLYIKQLFDFLDMPEEAKIQKSVQPLPLSVIHSIEFRNVSFKYPNTEENAISNVSFTLHQGEKLAIVGRNGSGKSTIVKLLTHLYSNFEGEIRINGHSIHELDKDSFRGKIGVVFQDFVHYEMSVRDNIGFGHVASRENDEVIWAAIDKAGITDLVAGLPDKLNTLLGKWFEDGQQLSGGQWQRIAIARAFMRNADIYVLDEPSSFLDPHAEKEVFQKFGQLVHERIGVFISHRLSSARMADTIILMEEGRIVEAGSHEHLMDMDGVYAEMFRLQASSYLSQGESDLEEEKLSPSLVRATGGS from the coding sequence TTTGGCCTCGTATATTCAGGCTGCTTTGGGACACTCATCCTTCCTTTTTGATTGCTATACTCATTACAAATTTATTGAAGGGTGCCATTCCTGCGGCGATCCTTTTAGCAACAAGAGAATTAATCAACAGTGTTGTGGCAGGAGCATCAGGAGGACGTTTTCAGCCTGCTTTTATAGCTTTTGGCGTCCTAATAGGTGTTAATTTAGTGTACGACCTAATCAATATTGGTGAAAGCTTTTTTCGTAAAATGTTCCAAAGTCGGCTATCCAATCAGGTAAATATTAAAATTATTGAAAAAGCACAAAAGATGTCTTTGCAGTCATTTGAGGATGCAGATGTGCAAAATATGCTTCAACGTGCTCAGGGAGAAGCAGATTACAGACCATTTGAAATATTTACTCAGATTCTTGCTATTATAAGCAGTGTTGTAACTTTATTTTCAACAGGTGCTATTCTTATCGCGTGGAGATGGTGGGCATTCTTATTCATTTTTCTCATTCCATGCTTATCATTCTATTCTTTTTTACGTATTGGACAAAGAGAATTTAACGTTCACTTTCAAAGAGCAGGAAGACAACGTGAATCCTGGTACTTGTCGTTTTTAGTGACAAGAGATAATAGTTTTAAAGAAGTGAAAATATTTCAACTAGGAGATTACCTGCGAAAAAGATATAAAACGATACTCGAAGGGTTTTATCGTGAGGATAAAGTGCTAGCGGTTCGTAGATCCTATACTTCTCTTGCATTTCAGATTGTGAATCAGGGTGCATGCGCATTTATTATTTTCATGGCCATACAAGCCACCTATGTTGGTCAAATTTTAGTGGGGAACCTGGTGAGCTTAATTCAGGGGATCACGTTAACCCAGTCAACATCGCAAAGCATTGTACAAGGAATTTTAAGTCTGTGTCAAAATAATTTGTATATTAAGCAGCTATTTGACTTTTTGGATATGCCGGAGGAAGCAAAAATACAAAAGTCAGTTCAACCTTTGCCTTTGTCCGTTATACACAGTATTGAATTTCGTAATGTATCGTTTAAATATCCCAACACGGAGGAGAATGCCATTTCTAATGTTAGCTTTACTCTTCATCAAGGAGAGAAGCTGGCCATTGTGGGGAGAAATGGATCGGGTAAATCAACGATTGTGAAGTTACTCACTCATCTGTATTCTAATTTCGAAGGAGAAATCAGAATTAATGGACACTCTATACACGAATTGGATAAAGACAGCTTTAGAGGAAAGATAGGCGTCGTTTTTCAGGATTTTGTACATTATGAGATGTCTGTTAGGGATAATATAGGCTTTGGTCATGTGGCTTCCAGAGAAAATGATGAGGTCATATGGGCAGCTATTGATAAGGCAGGCATTACAGATTTGGTAGCTGGTCTGCCCGATAAATTGAACACCCTGCTTGGAAAATGGTTTGAAGATGGACAACAGCTATCCGGAGGGCAGTGGCAGCGCATAGCAATAGCCAGGGCTTTTATGAGAAATGCCGATATCTATGTGTTGGATGAGCCGAGTTCTTTTTTGGACCCACATGCGGAGAAGGAGGTTTTTCAAAAATTTGGTCAGCTTGTTCACGAGAGAATTGGAGTATTTATTTCACACAGATTGTCCTCCGCACGTATGGCGGATACCATTATTTTAATGGAGGAGGGCAGAATTGTGGAAGCGGGCAGCCATGAGCACTTAATGGATATGGACGGAGTGTATGCTGAAATGTTCAGGCTACAAGCTTCTTCGTATCTTTCACAAGGAGAAAGTGACCTTGAGGAAGAAAAGCTGTCACCTTCGTTAGTAAGGGCGACAGGTGGATCATAA